In Rana temporaria chromosome 3, aRanTem1.1, whole genome shotgun sequence, a single window of DNA contains:
- the C3H19orf67 gene encoding UPF0575 protein C19orf67 homolog has protein sequence MGVSEVFSAPGSSESQKQMVWSIGKWGALDPTEDADMESWILCSQPTAYYNLLFIVGFHEPSHTAATDLLVQILSVSKESNSTLQATPPDFSAIMPTSDTPSPGKDEERNETP, from the exons ATGGGAGTATCTGAGGTTTTCAGTGCACCCGGTTCCTCTGAATCTCAGAAACAGATGGTATGGTCCATAGGAAAATGGGGTGCCCTGGATCCAACAGAAGATGCAGATATGGAGTCCTG GATCTTATGCTCACAGCCGACTGCATACTACAATCTTCTTTTCATAGTTGGCTTCCATGAGCCTTCTcacactgctgccactgatctgCTGGTACAAATCCTCAGTGTCTCTAAGGAAAGCAATTCAACTTTGCAAGCAACACCCCCTGACTTCAGTGCTATCATGCCAACATCTGATACTCCAAGTCCAGGAAAAGATGAAGAGAGAAATGAGACACCATAG